Within Thermus sp. CCB_US3_UF1, the genomic segment GAAGCGGACCCTCCTCCCCAAGCCCCTTCGCCGGACCACCGCCTCCACCTCTTCCCTCAGGGGGCCTTCGCCCATGAAGAGGAGGACCCCTTCCCCCCCTCCTTCCAGGAAGTGGGCAAAGGCCTCCAGGGCCAGGAGGGGCCTTTTCTGCAGGTCTAGCCGCCCCACGAACCCCACCGCAAACTCCCCCTCCAAGCCCAAGGACCGCCTGGCCGCTTCCCGCGCCCCCTGGGGGTAGAGGGAGGGGTCCACGCCGTTGGGGATGAGGGCCACCCTTCCCTCGGGGTAGCCAAGCCTTAGGAGTTCCTCCCGCTCCCAGGGGGAGACGGCCACGGCAAGGCGGGTGAAGCGGGCGAGGGTCCTTTCCGCTAGCCCGTAAAGCCACCTTTCCCAAGGGAGGAGGAAAGGGGAGAGGGTGATGGGGGCATGGGGGGTGTAGATCACGGGCACCCCCAGGAGGGGGCCGAGGAAGCGGGCCAAGGCCCCGCCCTTGGCGCTATGCCCGTGCACCAGGGCGAAGGGGCCTTCCTTCCGGGCGTAGGCCAGGAGGTGGAGGAGGGCACCCAGGTCCGAGGGGTGGGGGGCGCGGCGCATGGGAAGGGGGAAAAGGCGCACCCCGGCCCTTGCCAAGGCGGGAAGGGCCGAACGCAAGGGCTCGGCCAGGCGCAGAGGGGAGTAGGCCAGGTGGACCTCCACCCCTTCCCGGAGGAGAAGGGGGGCCAGGTCGGCCACGTGCCTTCCCGCCCCGCCCCCGCTGGCCTCGAGGACCCACAGGACCCTCAAAGCCACCCCCTCCTCCCCGGCAGGCGCCGCTTCAGCCACCCCACCAAGGGGGTGGGGGTAAAGAAAAGGGCGCCGTTTTTCAGGAGGCCAAGCCAGCTCTCCTTGAGGCCGGGGTCAAAGTTTTCCAGGAGGATGCGGAGGCGTGTTAGGAGTTGCCTGCGCCGCCCCTTGCCGCTTATCCCTTCAGGGTTTAGCAGCACCTCCACCACGGGCTCGTCCAGGTTGGCCACCTTGAACCTCTTGGCCAGGCGGAAGAAAAGCTCGTAGTCCTCAGCGGCAGGGTACCTTTCCGAGTAAAGGCCCACCGCCCTAAGGGCCTCGGTGCGCAGGGTGACGGCCGGGTGAAGGAAGGGGTTCCGGGCGTGCATGACCCGGCGGATCTCCCCGTCCTCGGTGGGGAAGCGCTCCCGGTGGGTTTCCCTTCCCGTGGGGTCCACAAAGCGGGCCTGCCCGCCCACCAGGGCGTACTCGGGGTGCTCTTCCAGAAAGCGGAGTTGCTTGGCGAACCGCCCCGGCAGGGCCACATCCCCGGCATCCAAGCGGGCCACATAGGGGTAGCCCCGCTCCAGGACGAAGCGGAGCCCCTCGTTCAGGGCCCCCGTGATCCCCCGGTTTCCATCCAGGCGCAGGAGGAAGGCCCGGTGGGGTGGGGGGAGTTGGGGGAGGGTGATGGGGGGTTGGCTTCCATCGTCCACCACCACCACGTCCAGGGGGATTTCGCCCGGAAGGTGGGCAAGGGTTTCCTCCAGGCCTTCTTGGTCGTTGTAAACCGGGATGAGCAGGGCAACCTTCCTCTCAGCCACGGAATGCCTCCTCGTAGGGAAGAAGCTTACCCTGGAGCCCCAGAAAGGCTGCCCGGGCCCATAAGCGGAAGCCCCTCAGGTCTCCCCGGCGTACCAGGAGGAAGAACCAAGCGTGCCGGAAAAGGTCTAGAAGGGCCCACAAGGGCCAAGCCCTGCGGTAGGTGCGGAAGACATACATCCGATTGCGGTAGTTGTAGTAGTCCTTCCGGGGATTACCGGAATACCCCACCACCAACCGTTTGCCCAAGAGGATGGTCAGCTCTTTACGGAAGCTGGGGTGGCGTACCCGAACTTCAGGAAGAACCCCCAGCTGGACTCCCCTGGCCCGGAGGCGGTGGTTGTACTCCACCTCGTCTCCCCGAATGAATAGCCGTTTGTCGGGAAGACCCCCTTTGTCTATAACTTCCCGCCGCAGGAGTACCCCCAGGAAGAAGGAGGCTTCCCCCCGGATAATCCCTGGGCGAAGCCCATCGGAGCGCCAGGTGAGGCCCAGGGGGCCATGGTGAGGGTAGGCGAGTTCTCCCTCGTCGTGGAGAGCCACGGGAAGAGGTCCAACCGCTTCCAGCCCCTCCTTTCGCGCCCCCTGCAGAAGACCCTCCAGGGTGTCGGGGTAGGGAAAGGTAT encodes:
- a CDS encoding glycosyltransferase family 4 protein, producing MRVLWVLEASGGGAGRHVADLAPLLLREGVEVHLAYSPLRLAEPLRSALPALARAGVRLFPLPMRRAPHPSDLGALLHLLAYARKEGPFALVHGHSAKGGALARFLGPLLGVPVIYTPHAPITLSPFLLPWERWLYGLAERTLARFTRLAVAVSPWEREELLRLGYPEGRVALIPNGVDPSLYPQGAREAARRSLGLEGEFAVGFVGRLDLQKRPLLALEAFAHFLEGGGEGVLLFMGEGPLREEVEAVVRRRGLGRRVRFVPGRDTRFLMPALDGLLLTSAYEGMPYVLLEAFAAGVPVVSAPTPGLGEWLGEEGLALVAEAPTPEALAAALLEAQQDPHRRASLRARGRAWTEERNLERMFRETLSLYRSLPARSALAP
- a CDS encoding glycosyltransferase is translated as MAERKVALLIPVYNDQEGLEETLAHLPGEIPLDVVVVDDGSQPPITLPQLPPPHRAFLLRLDGNRGITGALNEGLRFVLERGYPYVARLDAGDVALPGRFAKQLRFLEEHPEYALVGGQARFVDPTGRETHRERFPTEDGEIRRVMHARNPFLHPAVTLRTEALRAVGLYSERYPAAEDYELFFRLAKRFKVANLDEPVVEVLLNPEGISGKGRRRQLLTRLRILLENFDPGLKESWLGLLKNGALFFTPTPLVGWLKRRLPGRRGWL
- a CDS encoding glycosyltransferase family 2 protein, with amino-acid sequence MVNEGVCAVIVTHNRKELLRECLKAVLSQTRPPDHVLVVDNASTDGTGEMLREEFREVEVLRLPENQGGAGGFHEGMKRAYEAGYGWIWVMDDDTFPYPDTLEGLLQGARKEGLEAVGPLPVALHDEGELAYPHHGPLGLTWRSDGLRPGIIRGEASFFLGVLLRREVIDKGGLPDKRLFIRGDEVEYNHRLRARGVQLGVLPEVRVRHPSFRKELTILLGKRLVVGYSGNPRKDYYNYRNRMYVFRTYRRAWPLWALLDLFRHAWFFLLVRRGDLRGFRLWARAAFLGLQGKLLPYEEAFRG